The Conger conger chromosome 15, fConCon1.1, whole genome shotgun sequence genome contains a region encoding:
- the snupn gene encoding snurportin-1, which produces MDDITRALSASFSVSAEPNSTAAPHPRLAQYKSKYSILEQGERRRRFLELQKTKRLNYVNHARRLAEGDWTGADSEEEEEEEEREKKKKQPEVNGKEMDQEEDDEGMEIEQRKRLPRHYANQLMLSEWLVEVPPDLDTEWLMVVCPIGKRSLVIASKGSTAAYTKSGYCVNRFPSLLPGGNRHNSAMGKDYTILDCIFSEVDRTFYILDVLCWRGHPVYDCPTDFRFYWLQSKVQEEEALSEIVKRNPYRFLSLQSVGCSPESIQQALAQEYSFSVDGLLFYHRQTHYTPGSTPLVGWLRPYMVADILGVAVPECPLTAKPAYAGHQLQQILEHKKSSTEVRPADNGRYELEHLSTPDCPSGDAPQPM; this is translated from the exons ATGGATGACATCACGCGGGCCCTGAGCGCCAGCTTCTCTGTCTCTGCGGAGCCGAATAGCACGGCGGCGCCGCACCCCCGCCTGGCCCAGTACAAGAGCAAGTACAGCATCCtggagcagggggagagacGCCGGCGCTTCCTGGAGCTGCAGAAGAC GAAAAGACTGAATTATGTCAACCATGCACGACGGCTGGCGGAGGGGGACTGGACTGGTGCTgatagtgaggaggaggaggaggaggaggaacgggaaaagaagaagaagcagccAGAGGTGAATGGGAAGGAGATGGACcaggaggaggatgatgaagGGATGGAGATTGAACAGAGGAAGAGGCTGCCACGACACTATGCCAACCAG CTCATGCTTTCAGAGTGGTTGGTGGAGGTGCCCCCTGACCTGGACACCGAATGGTTGATGGTGGTCTGTCCTATCGGGAAGCGCTCTCTGGTCATCGCCTCCAAG GGGTCCACTGCAGCGTACACAAAAAGTGGGTACTGCGTGAACAGattcccctctctcttaccAGGAGGAAACAGGCACAACTCCGCAATGGGAAAAG ACTACACTATCCTGGACTGCATCTTCAGTGAAGTGGACCGGACCTTCTACATCCTTGACGTCTTGTGCTGGAGGGGTCATCCGGTGTATGACTGTCCG ACGGATTTCAGGTTCTACTGGCTGCAGTCGAAAGTCCAGGAGGAGGAAGCGTTGTCGGAAATTGTCAAGCGTAATCCA TACCGGTTCCTGAGCTTGCAGAGTGTGGGCTGCAGCCCAGAGTCCATCCAGCAGGCCCTGGCCCAGGAGTACTCCTTCTCT GTGGACGGTCTTCTGTTCTACCACCGGCAGACCCACTACACCCCCGGCAGCACCCCGCTGGTGGGCTGGCTGAGGCCCTACATGGTGGCAGACATCCTCGGCGTGGCGGTGCCCGAGTGCCCCCTCACGGCCAAACCCGCCTACGCCGGGCACCAGCTGCAGCAGATCCTGGAGCACAAGAAGAGCTCCACGGAGGTGCGCCCGGCCGACAACGGCCGCTACGAGCTGGAGCACCTGTCCACCCCCGACTGCCCCTCCGGGGATGCGCCCCAGCCCATGTGA